One Fusarium musae strain F31 chromosome 6, whole genome shotgun sequence DNA segment encodes these proteins:
- a CDS encoding hypothetical protein (EggNog:ENOG41) has translation MPSSQRRRREGHQDSHSHIHDGVLHDETSPLLPRISEVSENGTAKSLTDVHSLLAEAKLLCQYSLPLIATYLLQYSFTVITTIVAGRLGAEELAASSLGLTTINIIGFTIFEGMATALDTLCAQAYGSGRYTGVGVHIQRMIVFMSIVMIPVGAIWLCSHWILPLLVPQRSLALKAASFLRVSLVGLPGYAFFEAGKRFLQAQGEFAPGMVILIICAPVNAFLSWYFAVKLDMGLDGAAFGQALANNLRPALLLLYVVFIGKKSHRCWGGWDGRAAFAFREWGPMVRLSIASTAVNLAEWLAFEILMVSTSYLGTRHLAAQTVLNTLSIVTWHIPFSISVAVTTRFGHLVGAGALKEARRAAILYTGVFTVVGILDGAFLYVLRNPLADMFSDDSTVRDLATGSMVAVACFQVIDSIICGTNGVLRGLAKQSVAAWVVLAVNYLAAVPFAIWLELGSPDLKLDGLWIGIGSGMVIIAIIECVYMKWISWQDCVNDVKEREDDGT, from the coding sequence ATGCCTTCGAGCCAACGTCGGCGCCGTGAGGGCCACCAagactctcactctcacatCCACGATGGCGTGTTACACGATGAGACTTCGCCTCTGCTTCCGAGGATATCAGAAGTCAGCGAAAATGGAACCGCAAAGTCGTTGACCGACGTCCACAGCCTCTTGGCTGAGGCGAAACTGCTATGCCAGTACTCTCTCCCTTTGATCGCGACGTATCTGCTTCAGTATTCTTTTACTGTCATTACAACCATTGTCGCTGGTCGGTTGGGTGCTGAGGAATTGGCAGCTTCAAGCTTGGGCTTGACAACGATCAACATCATTGGGTTCACCATCTTTGAGGGCATGGCCACGGCTCTCGACACATTGTGTGCGCAGGCCTACGGGTCTGGTCGCTATACCGGCGTCGGAGTGCACATCCAACGGATGATAGTGTTCATGTCAATCGTCATGATTCCTGTCGGCGCAATCTGGCTATGCTCGCACTGGATTCTGCCATTGCTTGTCCCTCAGCGAAGCCTCGCCTTGAAAGCTGCTTCTTTCTTGCGCGTCAGTCTCGTCGGACTTCCCGGCTATGCATTTTTTGAAGCTGGTAAGAGGTTTCTTCAGGCGCAGGGTGAATTTGCTCCTGGAATGGTCATTCTCATTATTTGTGCTCCCGTCAATGCTTTTCTGAGTTGGTACTTTGCCGTCAAGCTCGACATGGGCCTCGATGGCGCTGCTTTCGGTCAAGCCCTTGCCAATAACCTTCGACCTGCACTTCTTCTGTTGTATGTCGTCTTCATTGGCAAGAAGTCTCACCGATGCTGGGGCGGCTGGGATGGCCGTGCTGCATTTGCGTTCCGCGAATGGGGCCCTATGGTCCGGCTCTCTATTGCAAGCACCGCCGTGAATCTTGCCGAGTGGCTCGCCTTTGAGATCCTCATGGTCAGCACATCTTATCTCGGTACCCGCCACTTGGCTGCGCAAACAGTACTCAACACGCTCTCTATTGTTACATGGCACATACCGTTCTCGATCAGCGTCGCAGTCACCACTCGCTTCGGTCACCTGGTTGGTGCTGGCGCACTCAAGGAAGCACGACGTGCTGCAATTCTATACACTGGCGTCTTCACCGTGGTGGGTATCCTCGACGGCGCATTCCTGTATGTGCTGCGAAACCCGCTTGCAGATATGTTCTCCGACGACAGTACTGTCAGAGACTTGGCCACGGGATCCATGGTTGCTGTGGCCTGCTTCCAGGTCATCGACTCAATCATCTGCGGCACCAATGGTGTGTTGAGAGGTCTGGCAAAGCAATCCGTAGCTGCGTGGGTTGTGCTAGCAGTCAACTACCTTGCTGCCGTGCCATTTGCCATATGGCTCGAGCTGGGAAGCCCAGACCTCAAGCTCGATGGTCTTTGGATTGGTATTGGAAGTGGTATGGTCATCATTGCGATTATTGAATGTGTGTATATGAAGTGGATAAGCTGGCAGGATTGTGTAAACGATGTGAAGGAGAGGGAGGATGACGGAACATAG
- a CDS encoding hypothetical protein (EggNog:ENOG41), which translates to MSTSRNNRPLINVLAKKFALRGSRMEPPENQKLVVVASNNIPKIKATRDGFTQMLPASYDFQGISVDSNVSDQPFSDEETLRGATNRAQNAQAARPEADFWVGIEGGVETHNGSICSFAWIVVIGTDGKVGKARTSAYFLPEKTCQLLKEGVELGHADDMIFGQTDSKNKQGSVGLLTGGVVDRAAYYTQAVILALVPFRNASLDF; encoded by the coding sequence ATGAGCACGTCTCGAAACAATCGACCTTTAATCAACGTCCTCGCCAAGAAATTCGCCCTTCGAGGATCAAGAATGGAGCCTCCTGAGAACCAAAAACTGGTGGTCGTTGCCTCAAACAACATCCCCAAAATCAAAGCCACCCGTGATGGCTTCACACAAATGCTTCCAGCCTCTTATGACTTTCAAGGCATCAGCGTAGACTCCAACGTCTCAGACCAGCCCTTCTCAGACGAAGAGACTCTGCGTGGTGCAACAAATCGAGCACAGAACGCTCAAGCAGCCAGACCAGAAGCTGATTTCTGGGTTGGCATTGAGGGCGGTGTTGAAACTCACAATGGCTCCATCTGCTCTTTTGCTTGGATTGTTGTTATTGGAACAGATGGCAAGGTCGGCAAGGCACGGACTTCGGCGTATTTTCTACCAGAGAAGACTTGTCAGTTGTTGAAAGAGGGTGTTGAGCTGGGGCATGCGGATGATATGATATTTGGGCAGACAGATTCAAAGAACAAGCAGGGCTCGGTTGGGCTATTGACTGGCGGGGTTGTTGATCGAGCTGCGTATTATACACAGGCCGTCATTCTAGCCCTGGTACCATTCAGGAATGCTTCTTTGGACTTTTGA
- a CDS encoding hypothetical protein (EggNog:ENOG41): MGRDSSPVQQAAKEAQPSTLFSVIQNGVFVASPGTLQAKKSKNLEACGVEVVQADLDDRASLAKAFQEQMSSLRSATFGGIYNDPRNQNKPEPDQALNEWTKVQETQQTQECH; the protein is encoded by the exons ATGGGTAGAGAT TCATCACCGGTGCAACAGGCGGCCAAGGAGGCTCAGCCGTCAACTCTTTTCTCAGTGATCCAAAATGGCGTGTTCGTGGCATCACCCGGAACCCTTCAAGCCAAAAAATCAAAGAACCTCGAGGCCTGCGGTGTTGAAGTAGTCCAAGCCGACTTGGATGACAGGGCCTCACTAGCCAAGGCTTTCCAGGAGCAAATGTCATCTTTGCGGTCAGCGACTTTTGGGGGCATCTACAACGACCCAAGGAACCAAAACAAACCAGAGCCGGATCAAGCTCTTAACGAGTGGACAAAGGTTCAAGAAACCCAACAAACTCAAGAATGccattga